Proteins co-encoded in one Ziziphus jujuba cultivar Dongzao chromosome 9, ASM3175591v1 genomic window:
- the LOC107427517 gene encoding basic leucine zipper 19, producing the protein MDDGELDFSNQEVFSSPNMGGGELPSSCSMDSFFDELFKDTHACTHTHTCNPPGPDYSHTHTCFHVHTKIVPASSEDKAATDDTAESAEKKSKKRPMGNREAVRKYREKKKARAASLEDEVVRLRALNQQLLKRLQGQAALEAEIARLKCLLVDIRGRIEGEIGSFPYQKSVSPNMPNQSMTGAHAYVMNPCNVQCEDQVYCLHPEMDGKCGDGVALNGQGLSGCEFESLQCLANQNPGKELTGCGVRNVASNANSSSSNKRKGGAHAATAS; encoded by the exons ATGGACGACGGGGAGCTGGATTTCTCGAACCAAGAAGTGTTTTCGAGTCCAAACATGGGAGGTGGTGAGCTTCCCAGCAGTTGTTCAATGGACAGCTTCTTCGATGAGCTTTTCAAGGACACTCACGCTTGCACTCACACCCACACTTGCAACCCTCCAGGCCCTGATTACTCTCATACCCACACCTGTTTCCATGTCCACACCAAGATTGTCCCTGCTTCATCCGAAGACAAAGCTGCAACAGATGACACTGCGGAATCAGCAGAGAAGAAGTCCAAGAAACGCCCTATGGGCAATCGTGAAGCGGTTCGTAAGTATAGGGAGAAAAAGAAGGCAAGGGCAGCTTCTTTGGAAGATGAAGTTGTGAGATTGAGAGCTTTGAATCAGCAACTGTTGAAGAGGTTACAGGGTCAGGCTGCTTTGGAGGCTGAGATTGCGAGGCTTAAGTGTTTGCTTGTGGACATTAGAGGGAGGATTGAAGGGGAGATTGGATCTTTTCCTTATCAGAAATCTGTTAGTCCCAACATGCCTAACCAAAGCATGACCGGTGCACATGCTTATGTGATGAATCCATGTAATGTACAGTGTGAAGACCAGGTCTATTGCCTGCACCCGGAGATGGATGGCAAATGCGGAGATGGTGTTGCATTGAATGGTCAAGGTTTAAGCGGTTGTGAATTTGAGAGTCTTCAATGTCTGGCGAATCAGAACCCGGGGAAGGAGCTTACTGGTTGTGGAGTTCGGAATGTGGCATCTAATGCCAATTCCTCTAGCTCAAATAAGAGGAAAG GAGGGGCTCATGCAGCAACAGCCAGTTGA